Sequence from the Pseudomonas sp. LS.1a genome:
TGGCTCCACATTCCAACCACAGTGGAGCAACACCATGACTCAAGTACGAAACACCCTCGGCCTGCTCGGCGCTGCCCTGATCGGCAGCATGGCTTTGAGCAGCAGCGCCTTTGCCGTCGAGCCGTTGGCCCAGGGTTACCAGCTGGCTTCGGCCAAGGTGGCCGGCGAGGGCAAGTGTGGTGAAGGCAAATGTGGTGGCAGCGCCAAGGCCACCCAGGGCGAAGGCAAATGTGGTGAGGGCAAGTGCGGCGCCAGCGCCAAGGCCGGTGCCGAGGGCAAGTGTGGCGAGGGCAAGTGTGGTGATGCCTCGTTCGCCAAGACCGACAGCAACCACGACGGCAAGGTCTCGCGCGACGAGTTCCTGGTGGTGGCCAAGGATCGTGCCGGCGACTTCGACAAGATCGACCGCAACCATGATGGCTTCATCTCCGAGCAGGAAGCCGCGGATCACCTCAAGGCGATCTACCAGGCTAATGGCAAGGCCATGCCCGAAGGCTTGTTCAGCCACCTGACCGGCAAGCCCTGACCTTCTGCCCCACGAACCGCGCAACGCCCCTCCTGCTGGTCAGGCGGGGCGTTGTGCCTGTTGCGGAGACCTGCTCATGCACCCCACATCTTTGTCTCCCGTCCCTTTACGGGTCGGGCTCGGCCTGCGCCGCGGGCTGTTGCCGGAACTGCTGGCCATGGAAACTGACGCCGTGGACTTTCTCGAATGCGCACCGGAAAACTGGATTGCCGTAGGTGGTGCCTACGGCAAGGGGCTGGCGCAGCTGGCCGAGCGTTTTGCCATTACCTGCCACGGGCTATCGTTGTCGCTGGGTGGCAGCGAGCCGCTGGACCGACATTTCCTTGGCCAGACCCGCCAGTTTCTCGATCGCCATCAGGTACGCCTGTACAGCGAGCACCTGAGCTACTGCAGCGATGACGGGCACCTGTACGACCTGATGCCAATTCCATTCACTGACGAAGCGGTGCGCCATGTGGCCGCGCGGATTCGCCAGGCCCAGGAATACCTGGAACGGCGCATTGCCGTGGAAAACATCAGCTACTACGCCGCGCCATACCAGGCGATGAGCGAACTCGATTTCATCCGTGCGGTACTTGATGAGGCCGACTGCGACCTGCTGCTGGACGTCAACAACGTCTTCGTCAACGCCTGCAACCACGGCTATGACGCCCGCGAATTCCTTGCAGGCTTGCCCCTGGCGCGGGTGACCGGCATGCACGTGGCCGGCCATTACGATGAAGCGCCGGACCTCAAGGTAGATACCCACGGGGCTGCGGTAAAGGAAGATGTATGGGCGCTGTACGCGGTCGCCTGTGCGCGCTTCGGTGTGCAACCGACCGTGCTCGAGCGTGATTTCAACTACCCGCCGCTAGCCGAACTGCTCGCCGAAACGGCGCGCATCAGCACTGTGCAGCGTGTTTCGGGAGGGCATGCAAATGAATGAGACCTTGCGTGAGCAGCAGTACACCTTGGCCCGGCACCTGCGTGACCCGCAGCGCCATGCGCCGCCGCCTGGCATAGAGGCCCGGCGGCTGAAGATTTACCGCGAGCTGTTCTATGGTGCTATCGAAGGTTTGCTGGCCGGCAGTTTTCCGGTGATGCGCCAGGCGTTGGGCGAACAGCGCTGGCATGCGCGAGTGCGAGATTTCTATGCCAACTATCGCAGCCAGACACCGTTGTTCACCGAGATTGCCGAAGCGTTCGTCGAGTACCTGCAAGGCATCGAGCTGGATGCGTCCTGGCAGTTGGAGCTGGCGCACTATGAGTGGGTCGAGGCGCAGTTGTATCTGAGCGATGCCGAGGACCCGGCCCATGACCCGGCAGGCGACCTGCTGGAAGGGGAGCCACTGTTGTCGTGCGTGGCACGGGTGTTGGCCTATCGCTGGCCGGTGGAGCGGATCGGGGCGGATTACCAGCCAGCGGTCGCACCAGAGACGCCGACCTTGTTGCTGGTTTATCGCGATGCGGAGTTGAAAGTGCGCTTCGCGCGCCTGGCACCGCTGGCGTACCGGTTACTGGCCTTGGAACAGGGCAGTGGGCGGGTGCGGTTGGAGGCGTTGGGAGGTGGTATGGAAGAGGGGTTGGCGTTGCTGGAGGGGCTGCGCGAGCAGGGGGTTATCATCGGTACAGGTTGAATCGTTGGTATGGGGGGCGCTTTGCGCCCCATCGCCGGCAAGCCGGCGATGGGCTGCAACGCAGCCCCGGCGAAATCACCTGCAGAACCGCCCCCTGAGCCAATGATCCAGGCTCAACCTCCCAGCCCCTTTCAGCAGCAGTGGCAGCAACGCCACCAGGTAGATCAGCGGCAACTTGAAGTTGCCAAAACCCTGGTCGGTAATCGCATACCCTTGGGCCAGCTCGGCCAGGCTCGACCAGTGCGCCGGCCAATGCACCGCGGCAATCGCCACCACGGTCAGCACCATCAGCCCCAACGAGGCCAGCCGGGTACCTAGCCCCAGCAACAGCAGTAACGGCAGGATCAGCTCCG
This genomic interval carries:
- a CDS encoding HvfC family RiPP maturation protein, translating into MNETLREQQYTLARHLRDPQRHAPPPGIEARRLKIYRELFYGAIEGLLAGSFPVMRQALGEQRWHARVRDFYANYRSQTPLFTEIAEAFVEYLQGIELDASWQLELAHYEWVEAQLYLSDAEDPAHDPAGDLLEGEPLLSCVARVLAYRWPVERIGADYQPAVAPETPTLLLVYRDAELKVRFARLAPLAYRLLALEQGSGRVRLEALGGGMEEGLALLEGLREQGVIIGTG
- a CDS encoding HvfX family Cu-binding RiPP maturation protein; amino-acid sequence: MTTLTRTLTTFDRFGTWSADLPLRLFLAWEFFESGWEKFNGSNWFADLQANFPFPFNLLPAELNWQLSMWAELILPLLLLLGLGTRLASLGLMVLTVVAIAAVHWPAHWSSLAELAQGYAITDQGFGNFKLPLIYLVALLPLLLKGAGRLSLDHWLRGRFCR
- a CDS encoding HvfB family MNIO-type RiPP peptide maturase gives rise to the protein MHPTSLSPVPLRVGLGLRRGLLPELLAMETDAVDFLECAPENWIAVGGAYGKGLAQLAERFAITCHGLSLSLGGSEPLDRHFLGQTRQFLDRHQVRLYSEHLSYCSDDGHLYDLMPIPFTDEAVRHVAARIRQAQEYLERRIAVENISYYAAPYQAMSELDFIRAVLDEADCDLLLDVNNVFVNACNHGYDAREFLAGLPLARVTGMHVAGHYDEAPDLKVDTHGAAVKEDVWALYAVACARFGVQPTVLERDFNYPPLAELLAETARISTVQRVSGGHANE
- a CDS encoding HvfA family oxazolone/thioamide-modified RiPP metallophore; the encoded protein is MTQVRNTLGLLGAALIGSMALSSSAFAVEPLAQGYQLASAKVAGEGKCGEGKCGGSAKATQGEGKCGEGKCGASAKAGAEGKCGEGKCGDASFAKTDSNHDGKVSRDEFLVVAKDRAGDFDKIDRNHDGFISEQEAADHLKAIYQANGKAMPEGLFSHLTGKP